TCGTGGAGATCTCCCATGCCGAGGCAGCGCTGACCATGACCTCGTGTGCCGAGTCCTCGATCAGCGTCCGCGCGCGGGGCGAGATGGCGTCATCGCCTGCCACGAACCAGAGCAGCACGTGCGTGTCGACCAGATAGCGCACCTATCCGCCCCATGCCTCGAGCTCTCCCTCGGGGAGCGGCTCGAAGAGCGCTGGAGTGACGGCCACCGCGCCGCGAAGAGCGCCGAAGCGGCGGACACGCCCAACCGGCGCCCGGAACGCCACCAGCTCAGCTACCGGTTGGTCGTTCCGGGCGATCACGATGCGCTCGCCTCCGAGCACGCGCACGATCAGTTGCGACAGTGTGGTCTTGGCCGAATGGATCTTCACGATGGTCGGGCCCTTCGCCGCTGTGCCACGCGCCTTGCCGGATTTTGGTGACCTCATGGCGCACCAGAGCGGTCTGAGATTAGCTAATGTTTAGCTAATAAGCCGCTCCGCGACAAGACTACGGTATGGTTGGGACGTTGAGCACCGCAATCGAATCGTGGCGGGACGAGTCCATTGTCAACCCGAAGACCTGCGCGAAGCCGGCGGCCACCACGGCCCGAACGCCCTCCATTGCCACTTGGCCGCCCGTCTCGCGCTCGATCGACGTCATGGTGACCCCAGCTATGCCGCAGGGCACGATCAGGTCAAAATAGGCCAGATCGGTGGAGACGTTCAGCGCGAACCCGTGCCAGGTGACCCAGTCCCGAGCATGGACGCCGATGGAGGCGATCTTACGGGTGAAGCCGCCGTCCGGCCCCTGCCGTCCCACCCAGACCCCGGTCTGCCCCGGGCTCCGGCCACCCGCAATGCCGTACTCCGCCAGTCCCACGATCAGCGCCTCCTCCACCTGCCGCAGGTACCAGTGCAGATCCTGCTTGTGGCGCTTGAGGTCGACGATCGGGTAGCCCACGAGCTGCCCGGGACCGTGGAAGGTCACGTCGCCGCCACGCTCGACCTCGAACAGCTCCACCCCGCGCGCCGCGAGCAGTTGCGGCGATGCCAGCAAGTGCGCGTCCTTGGACGAGCGGCCGAGGGTGACCACCGGCGGGTGCTCCACCAGCAGCAGTAGATCTTCGGGGATCTCGCCCGCGATGCGGGCGCGGGCGGCGGCGCGCTGCACCTCCAGCGCTTGGGCGTACGCCATGGTGCCGAGGTGGACCACCCAGAGTTCGGGGTGCGGTGTCATGGGCGGTCCATGCGCGGCGCGGCGGTGCTCAGATGTGGATGGCGCGGCCCATCGAATCCAGCGCGGCCTCGGCAATAGCCTCGGCCAGGGTGGGATGGGCGTGGATGGCGAGATCCACCTCTTCCACGGTGAATTCGTTCTCGCGGGCCACGGCCAGCTCGTGGATGAGTTCGGTGGCGTGCGCGCCCACGATGTGGGCGCCGAGGATCTCTCCGTATTTGGCCTCGCGAATGATCTTCACGAAGCCGTCGGTCTCGCCCGACGTACGGGCGCGCCCGTTGGCCGAGAAGGGGAACCTTCCCACTTTGTAATCGAGCTTCTGCTCCTTGCACTGCTCCTCGGTGAGGCCGATGGACGCGACTTCGGGGTGGCAGTAGGTGGCATTGGGAATGTTCTTGTAGTTCATCCCCTGCGTCTGATGGCCCGAGATGATCTCGGCGAAGACCACACCCTCGCGCTGGCCCTTGTGGGCGAGCATCGGCGGACCGGCCACGTCGCCGATGGCGAAGATGCCCTTGGCGGTGGTCTCCATGCGCTCGCTGATCTCGATGAAGCCGCGCTCGGTGAGTTGCACGCCGGCCTCCTTGAGCCCGATGTCCTCGACGTTGGGCGCGCGGCCGGCGGCCACGAGCACCTTTTCGGCTTCGAGTTGGGTCTTGGTGCCGCCCACGTCCACCGTCATCGACACGGCGTTCTTGCCCACCTTCACGTTGGAGATCTTGGCGCCGGTGAGGATGTCGATGCCGCGCTTCTTGAACGCCCTGGCCACCGCGGTGCCGGCTTCGCCGTCCTCCACGGGCAGGATGCGGGGCAGCACTTCGACGATGCTGACCTTCGTGCCGAAGGCGTTGAACACGTCGGCGAACTCGCAGCCCACCGCGCCCGCGCCCACGACGATCATCGACTTGGGGGCCTTGTCGAGCACCAGCACCTCGTCCGACGAAAGCACCGTGGTCTTGTTGAGCTCGAGGCCGATCTGGGGCAGCCCGCGCACGCGGGAGCCGGTGGAGATCACGACGGCTTTGGAAGCCGTGTGCTTCTCCTCCTTGCCGTCGGCGGTTTTGACGGTCACGGCGTTCTTGCCGGCCAGCCGGCCGGTGCCCTTGATGTAGGTGATCTTGTGCTTCTTGAAAAGGAACTCGACGCCCTTGGAGTTCTGGTTGCTCACCGCCCGCGACCGCTTCATGGCCACGCCGTAGTCCAGCTTCACCTCGCCCACGGCCACGCCGAAGTCTGCGGCGTCGTGCTGGACGCGGTTGGAGATGGCGGCCGCTTCGAGCAGCGCCTTGGCGGGAATGCAGCCCCAGAGGACGCACGTGCCGCCCAGGCCCTCGCGCTCCACGACGGCGGTGTTCAGTCCCAGTTGGGCGCAGCGGATGGCGCCCACGTAACCGGCGGGCCCGCCGCCGAGAAAAATGACATCGAAGGAAGCCATGGTCTTGATCGGGGATTTGGGTTCCAGGTGCGGAGGCTCGCGCCGTCCGCCCGAAACATATCGCCTCGGAGCTGGGCCGGGCTACCGCGGCAAAGGCGGGGCCGGGGGCGGGCGCGGGGCGCTCGCTTGCCGCGCCGGGCGGTCGTGCGTAGGGTAGGTGGGAGGAGGCGCGAGATGGGCTCGGCCATGGCGGGTGGGCGCGGCGTGATGCGGACCGCCGCCCTCGCAGCAGCGCAATTGGTGTTCACCGCGGGCCTGTGCGCGGCGCAGCATGCCGCGCCGGTGGCGCGGCTCACCGGCACGGTCGTGGATTCATCCGGAGTGCCGATCGCCCTGGCGGCGGTTGCCGTGCTGCCGCACCGTGCACTTCGCGCCGTGACCGACGACTCGGGACGCTTCGCGATCGAGGGGGTACCGGTGGGGCGCGTGGAGCTGGCGATCCGCCGGCTTGGCTATGCGCCGGAGACGGTCACGGTGGCCCTGGTCGCGGGCGCGTCCCAACCGGTGCGCCTCACGATGCAGGCATCGGCGTTTGCGCTCGAAGCCGTCACCGTCACGGACTCGGAACCGGATCCGTGGATGCGAATCTTCGAGCGGCGACGGCGGGCCGGACGCGGCTACTTCATCACGCGAAAGGACATCGAGCGATCGCACGCGCAGACCACGATCGACCTCCTCCGGCGAGTTCCGGGGGTGCTCATCGCGACCGGTCGGTGGGGCCCCGTGGTGCTACTGGAGCGTGGCGGGGTGGGCGGCACGCCCTGCAGCCCGCAGGTGTTCGTCCACCTGATGGCGCACGAAGGTCCCGTGGACGACTTCAGCCCCGACGACATCGAGGCGATGGAGATCTATACGGGCATCTCGACCGTGCCCGTGGAACTGCAGACCGCGCGCGCCCATACTTGCGGCGCGATCGTGATCTGGACGCGGGATCCGGATGGGGACACGGTAGGACGGTAGGACAGTCGGACGGTAGGACAGTAGACTGCGTCCCGCGGTCATCCGTCCTACACTCCTACAGGCAGTCTCAGAAGACGAGCATAAGCGGATTCTCCAGCATCCTCCGCAGCGTCTGGAGAAACTTGGCGCCCGTGGCGCCGTCGATCACGCGGTGGTCGCAGCTCATCGTCACGCGGAGGCGCTTGCGGATCACGACCTGCCCGCGCTCGGCGATCGGTTTCTCCTCCACTGCGCCCACGGCGAGTATGCCGGCCTCGGGTGGGTTGATGATGGCCGTGAACTGGTCGATGCCGAACATGCCGAGGTTCGACACGGAGAAGGTCGAGCCGGTGTATTCCGGCGGCGTGAGCTTGCGCTCGCGCGCCCGTTTGGCGAGGTCGCGCGATTCTGCGCCGAGTTGCCGCAGCGACTTCCGGTGGGCGTCGAAGATGACGGGCGTGATCAATCCGTCTTCGATGGCCACGGCCATGCCCAGGTGAACGCGGTTGAAGTACCGGATCTTGTCGCCCATCCAGTACGCGTTGCACTCGGGGTGCAGGCTGAGCGCGGTGGCCACGGCCTTGAGGATGATGTCGTTGAACGAGACCTTGAACTCGTCACCCGTCTGCGCCATGGCGGCGCGCATCTCGGCTACGCGTTCGAGGTCGAACTCCGCGGTGAGGTAGAAAGTGGGCACGGGGCCGAGGGACTCGGCCAACCGGCGGGCGATGGTCTTGCGGATCTGCGTGAGTGGGACGTCGCGGAAGTCGCCTTCGCGCGAGGCGGCGGCGGTGGGAACGCCGGCTCCGGCACCGCCCGTGGCCATGGCGGCATCGATGTCGCGCTTGATGATGCGGCCGGCTGGGCCCGAGCCGCGAATGCCGCTCAGGTCGAGGCCGTTCTCGCGGGCGAGGCGCCGCGCGAGCGGCGACGAGCGGGTGGGCTCACCGTCGCCGGCGGGCGCCGGAATCGTCGAAGGCGCGGCGGGCGCGGGCGCAGCGGCAGGAGGTGGGGCAGCCGTGACGGGTGCTGTCGCCACGCTGGCGGAGGGGGTGGGGGCAGGGGCGGGTTGGGTGGGCGTCGAGGCGCCGGCGACGAGGGCGTCGATGTTCTCGTTGGGAGCGGCGATGACGGCGACGAGCGCGCCGACGGGTTTGGCATCGCCCTCGTTCGCGAGGCGTTTGCGCAGAACGCCGTCGCCGCGGGCCACGAGTTCCATGATGGCCTTATCCGTCTCGACCTCGGCTAGCGGGTCGCCGGTCTTTACGGCGTCGCCCTCGTTCTTCAGCCATTTGACGAGACGTCCCTCCTCCATCGTGGGAGAGAGCGCTTCCATGAAGACTTTCGTTGCCATGACTACACCTGGTGGCGGGCGGGGCCGGGCCGCGGGGCGG
The window above is part of the Gemmatimonadaceae bacterium genome. Proteins encoded here:
- the lipB gene encoding lipoyl(octanoyl) transferase LipB, which translates into the protein MTPHPELWVVHLGTMAYAQALEVQRAAARARIAGEIPEDLLLLVEHPPVVTLGRSSKDAHLLASPQLLAARGVELFEVERGGDVTFHGPGQLVGYPIVDLKRHKQDLHWYLRQVEEALIVGLAEYGIAGGRSPGQTGVWVGRQGPDGGFTRKIASIGVHARDWVTWHGFALNVSTDLAYFDLIVPCGIAGVTMTSIERETGGQVAMEGVRAVVAAGFAQVFGLTMDSSRHDSIAVLNVPTIP
- the lpdA gene encoding dihydrolipoyl dehydrogenase, which codes for MASFDVIFLGGGPAGYVGAIRCAQLGLNTAVVEREGLGGTCVLWGCIPAKALLEAAAISNRVQHDAADFGVAVGEVKLDYGVAMKRSRAVSNQNSKGVEFLFKKHKITYIKGTGRLAGKNAVTVKTADGKEEKHTASKAVVISTGSRVRGLPQIGLELNKTTVLSSDEVLVLDKAPKSMIVVGAGAVGCEFADVFNAFGTKVSIVEVLPRILPVEDGEAGTAVARAFKKRGIDILTGAKISNVKVGKNAVSMTVDVGGTKTQLEAEKVLVAAGRAPNVEDIGLKEAGVQLTERGFIEISERMETTAKGIFAIGDVAGPPMLAHKGQREGVVFAEIISGHQTQGMNYKNIPNATYCHPEVASIGLTEEQCKEQKLDYKVGRFPFSANGRARTSGETDGFVKIIREAKYGEILGAHIVGAHATELIHELAVARENEFTVEEVDLAIHAHPTLAEAIAEAALDSMGRAIHI
- a CDS encoding carboxypeptidase regulatory-like domain-containing protein; amino-acid sequence: MGSAMAGGRGVMRTAALAAAQLVFTAGLCAAQHAAPVARLTGTVVDSSGVPIALAAVAVLPHRALRAVTDDSGRFAIEGVPVGRVELAIRRLGYAPETVTVALVAGASQPVRLTMQASAFALEAVTVTDSEPDPWMRIFERRRRAGRGYFITRKDIERSHAQTTIDLLRRVPGVLIATGRWGPVVLLERGGVGGTPCSPQVFVHLMAHEGPVDDFSPDDIEAMEIYTGISTVPVELQTARAHTCGAIVIWTRDPDGDTVGR
- a CDS encoding dihydrolipoamide acetyltransferase family protein; amino-acid sequence: MATKVFMEALSPTMEEGRLVKWLKNEGDAVKTGDPLAEVETDKAIMELVARGDGVLRKRLANEGDAKPVGALVAVIAAPNENIDALVAGASTPTQPAPAPTPSASVATAPVTAAPPPAAAPAPAAPSTIPAPAGDGEPTRSSPLARRLARENGLDLSGIRGSGPAGRIIKRDIDAAMATGGAGAGVPTAAASREGDFRDVPLTQIRKTIARRLAESLGPVPTFYLTAEFDLERVAEMRAAMAQTGDEFKVSFNDIILKAVATALSLHPECNAYWMGDKIRYFNRVHLGMAVAIEDGLITPVIFDAHRKSLRQLGAESRDLAKRARERKLTPPEYTGSTFSVSNLGMFGIDQFTAIINPPEAGILAVGAVEEKPIAERGQVVIRKRLRVTMSCDHRVIDGATGAKFLQTLRRMLENPLMLVF